The uncultured Paludibaculum sp. sequence GGTAAGGGACGTAGAGCGTGGGCTCGATGGGCTGGCTGAAGTCGTGGGATCGGGTATCACGGGCAACGCCCACAACGGTCACATCCTTGCCACGCCACTTGCCGGTCCATTGGAAAGTGCGGCCAACCGGCGAGCCGCCAGGCGCGACGCGGCGAGCCGCCGCCTCGCTCATCACGGCCACTGACGGGGCGGACTCCGTATCAGACTCCAGAACGCCCCGCCCCTGCGTGAGCGGGATGCCCATGGTCTCGAAGAAATCGGGCGTTACGCGCAGGAAGCGCGTGCTGATGGGACGGCTGCCGGCATTCCGTCCGCCGGTCATTTCGATCATGGAGTTCGAATACCAACCGCTCATGAGGGTTTCGTTGGAAGCGGAGACGGAGTGCACTCCGGGGATGGTTCGCAGACGGGCGCGCAGGCTCTCGTAGAAGCTGACGAGTTGCTGATCGCGCACCCCGTTGCGGGTGGGATCGATGGCGAAGATGAGGATGTTTTGCTTGTTGAAGCCGAGTTGGATGGAGTAGAGGTTCTGGAGTGTGCGCAGGAAGAGAGCGGCGCCGGCCAGCAGGACCAACGAGAGCGCGACCTGGGTGACGATGATGGCGCGGCTCAGAAGAGCTGTTCGAGCCATTCTGTGCAGCTCGGGCACCAGGCTGGTGCGAGTGGCGCGGAAGGCGGGCGCGAGTCCGAACAGGAAGACGGTCAGCAGGGAGAGGGCGAGGCTGAACAGCAGGACGCGCAGATCCGGCTGGATCTGGAGACGCAGGGCGTCGTCCCGCTCAAATAGCGCCGCCACCAGGATGCGGGTGCCCCACTGCGCCAGCAACGCGCCGAGCAAAGCCGCCAGAGCGCCCAGCAGCAGGCTCTCCGTCAGGAACTGCCGGAACAGGCGGGCGCGAGCAGCGCCGAGAGCAAGACGGACGTGAATCTCGCGGCGGCGCGACTCGGAGCGGGCGAGCAACAAGCTGGCCAGGTTGGCACAGGCGATAAGCAGGACGAGAGCCACTACGACCTGGAGCATCAGCAGCGGGCGCTCGAACTTGCTGCGGAGGGAGTCGATGCCCTGGGCTCCAGACTTGGCGAGGACGCGGAAATCGTCGCGGGCCGGATCCTTAGCGAAGCCTTGATCGACGATGAACTGACGCCAGAGGTTGGTGGCTTCGGCGGCGGTGGATTGGCGGGAGGCCCCGGGCCGTGTGCGCGCCATGAGGTTCAGCCACAGAAAATCGGCCGCCTGGAACGCGCTCTGCCCGGGATCGACCCAATCGGGTGTGAGTTGGGGCTGGACGTGCAGTGGCACGTAGACGTCGGGGGCCGAGATAAAGCCTCCCACGGAGACGCCGTAGAACCCGGGCGGCGCAACGCCGACGACCACGAAGTCGACCGCGTTGACACGGAGAGTGCGGCCGAGGATGGCTGGGTCAGCGGTGAGCACGGTCTGCCAGAAGCGATGACTGACGACGGCGACGAGCGGCGCGCCAGCGCGGTCGTCGGCCTCATCCAGCAGCCGGCCCAGCGCGGGACGGACTCCGAGGACGTGGAAGTAGTTGCCGGAGACCATATGGCCCGAACTCATGGAGGCGCGACCCTGAACGACAGTGTGAATGTCGAACAGACTGGCGAAGGCGAAGACGGAAGCCGAGGTCAGGCGAGTCTGGAGCTGCTGGAAGGCAGGATAGGGGAAGACACTGCTGGTACGCAGGCCGGTCTCCTTGTCAAGGCCGCCCATGGACCCGCGGCGGGACCAGCGGAGATCCTTCTGGCTTTTGGACCCGTTGTGAAGAATGAGCAACTGACCGGGCTCGGGGACTGGAAGAGTCTTGAGAAGCAGCGTATCGATAACAGTGAAGATGGACGTGTTGGCCCCGATGCCGAGGGCCAGGGAGAGGACGGCCACCGCAGTGAAGCCGGGGCTATTGCGCAGCAGGCGGGCCGCGTAACGGGTGTCCTGCCAGATGGATTCCAGGCGCGGAAAGGTCCACTGATCGTGAAGGTCCTCGCGGAGGGAGGCGGGGTTGCCGAAGCGGCGGAGGGCAGCGTTCTCGGGGTCGGGATTGCCGTCCGCGCGGAGGCTGTCGGCGCGGCGCTGGAGGTGATAAGCGACCTCTTCTTCCAGATCGCGCTCCAGACGGCGGCGGTGGAGAGCGGCTTTGATTCGCAGACGTAGTTCGGAGAGCACGGCAAGGATCCTCTAGGCGGTTTGCAGGATGCGCTGGACGGCGCCGGTGAGGCGGTTGAAGGACTCGGTGGCGGATTCGAGCGCGTGGAGGCCAGAAGGCGTCAGAGCGTAGTATTTCGCACGGCGTTTGTTCTCGGAGACGCCCCAGTCGGACGAGAGCCAGCCTTTCAGCTCAAGCCGGTGGAGGGCGGGATAGAGGGCGCCTTCCTCCACGCGTAGGATGCTCTCGGAGGTTTGCTGAATCCACTCCACGATGGCGTAGCCGTGCTTCGGGCCGCGGGTGAGGGTCTTGAGGATGAGCAGGTCGAGAGTGCCCTGGAGAAGCTCGCCTTGCTTGTCTGTTTTGTCTCCCATAAATCTCTTATGGGAGCATGACAGAGGCTGAGCGCGGAGGCAAGAGGCGCGCGTGTAAATTCGCGGAGGCTAGTGTTTGATGAAGAGAGAGATGGCCATGCCAAAGCCGATGGCGACGACGGCGCGGCGGACGAAGGTGGGGCCGAGGCGGCGGGCGAGGCCGGCTCCGCCATATCCTCCGGCGATGGCAGCGATGGCCATGACAGCGACATCGGGCCAATAGACCATGCGCATGACGACGAAGTAGAGGGCGGCGACGCCATTGATGCAGAGGCCAAAGAAGTTCTTGAGGCCGTTCATCTGGTGGATGTCGTAGAGGCCCATGATGCTGAGGGCGGCGAGCATGAGGATGCCGATGCCGGCGCCAAAGTAGCCTCCGTAGAGGGCGACGAAGAACTGGAAGACCATAGCTCCCGTGAGCCAGCGGGCGGTCTTGTGAGTTTCGCCAGGCTGGTGGAGGCCGAGCCACCGTTGGATGGGCCCCTGCACCATGAAGAGCACTGTGGCGAACAGGATCAAGTAGGGCACGAGGGTCGCGAACAGGGCGGGTGGCGTGAAGCGGAGCAGCCAGGCGCCCAGGATGCCGCCAGTGACGCTGGGGATGACGAGGAGCACGAGCCGGCGTTCGGCGTGGCGGATGTTCTCGCGGTAGCCCCACATGCTACCGAGGGCTCCGGGCCATATGGCAACGGTGCTGGTGGCGTTGGCGGTGACGGGGGAAAGGCCCACCCAGACGAGGGTTGGAAAGGTGAGAACGGTGCCACCGCCCGCGACGGAATTAATCATGCCTGCAGCGAACGCGGCGGCGGCGACGGGTAGGGCATGCCAG is a genomic window containing:
- a CDS encoding ABC transporter permease codes for the protein MLSELRLRIKAALHRRRLERDLEEEVAYHLQRRADSLRADGNPDPENAALRRFGNPASLREDLHDQWTFPRLESIWQDTRYAARLLRNSPGFTAVAVLSLALGIGANTSIFTVIDTLLLKTLPVPEPGQLLILHNGSKSQKDLRWSRRGSMGGLDKETGLRTSSVFPYPAFQQLQTRLTSASVFAFASLFDIHTVVQGRASMSSGHMVSGNYFHVLGVRPALGRLLDEADDRAGAPLVAVVSHRFWQTVLTADPAILGRTLRVNAVDFVVVGVAPPGFYGVSVGGFISAPDVYVPLHVQPQLTPDWVDPGQSAFQAADFLWLNLMARTRPGASRQSTAAEATNLWRQFIVDQGFAKDPARDDFRVLAKSGAQGIDSLRSKFERPLLMLQVVVALVLLIACANLASLLLARSESRRREIHVRLALGAARARLFRQFLTESLLLGALAALLGALLAQWGTRILVAALFERDDALRLQIQPDLRVLLFSLALSLLTVFLFGLAPAFRATRTSLVPELHRMARTALLSRAIIVTQVALSLVLLAGAALFLRTLQNLYSIQLGFNKQNILIFAIDPTRNGVRDQQLVSFYESLRARLRTIPGVHSVSASNETLMSGWYSNSMIEMTGGRNAGSRPISTRFLRVTPDFFETMGIPLTQGRGVLESDTESAPSVAVMSEAAARRVAPGGSPVGRTFQWTGKWRGKDVTVVGVARDTRSHDFSQPIEPTLYVPYRQGPWDVGRLQFELRTTVSARDVLPQVRQAVQDLDANLPLYQIRTQTEQIDDRFALQRVLARACTAFGVVALLLACIGIYGIIAHAAARRTAEIGVRVALGARPADVVWLVLRQAALLACAGIVAGVALSLLSARLIEASLYQVKATDPVALAAAAAILALTVLAAGFLPARRASRVDPVAALKYE
- a CDS encoding PadR family transcriptional regulator; this encodes MGDKTDKQGELLQGTLDLLILKTLTRGPKHGYAIVEWIQQTSESILRVEEGALYPALHRLELKGWLSSDWGVSENKRRAKYYALTPSGLHALESATESFNRLTGAVQRILQTA
- a CDS encoding sulfite exporter TauE/SafE family protein, with translation MTLWHALPVAAAAFAAGMINSVAGGGTVLTFPTLVWVGLSPVTANATSTVAIWPGALGSMWGYRENIRHAERRLVLLVIPSVTGGILGAWLLRFTPPALFATLVPYLILFATVLFMVQGPIQRWLGLHQPGETHKTARWLTGAMVFQFFVALYGGYFGAGIGILMLAALSIMGLYDIHQMNGLKNFFGLCINGVAALYFVVMRMVYWPDVAVMAIAAIAGGYGGAGLARRLGPTFVRRAVVAIGFGMAISLFIKH